One Caretta caretta isolate rCarCar2 chromosome 6, rCarCar1.hap1, whole genome shotgun sequence genomic region harbors:
- the LOC125638649 gene encoding uncharacterized protein LOC125638649, with translation MKDRGHNRDPKQCRVKLKELRQAYQKTREANSRSGSEPQTCCFYDELHAILGGSATTTPAVLFDSFNGDGGNTEAGFGDEEDDDEEEVVDSSQQASGETGFPDSQELFLTLDLEPVPPEPTQGCLLDPAGGEGTSAACVSMITGSSSQRLVKLRKKKKCTRDEMFSELMLSSHTDRAQTNAWRQIMSKCRKAQNDREERWRAEESKWRAEESKWRAEDRAEAQMWWQRDERRQDSMLRLLQDQTSMLQCMVELQQRQLEHRLPLLPLCNQPPSSPSSIASTPRRPRTRWGGLRPTSHSTTEDCPKKRRLSFNKF, from the exons atgaaggacagaggccataacagggacccgaagcagtgccgcgtgaaactgaaggagctgaggcaagcctaccagaaaaccagagaggcgaacagccgctctgggtcagagccccaaacatgctgcttctatgatgagctgcatgccattttagggggttcagccaccactaccccagccgtgttgtttgactccttcaatggagatggaggcaatacggaagcaggttttggggacgaagaagatgatgatgaggaggaggttgtagatagctcacagcaagcaagcggagaaaccggttttcccgacagccaggaactgtttctcaccctagacctggagccagtaccccccgaacccacccaaggctgcctcctggacccagcaggcggagaagggacctctg ctgcatgtgtttcaatgatcacaggatcttcttcccagaggctagtgaagcttagaaagaaaaaaaaatgcactcgcgatgaaatgttctccgagctcatgctgtcctcccacactgacagagcacagacgaatgcgtggaggcaaataatgtcaaagtgcaggaaagcacaaaatgaccgggaggagaggtggcgggctgaagagagtaagtggcgggctgaagagagtaagtggcgggctgaagacagggctgaagctcaaatgtggtggcagcgtgatgagaggaggcaggattcaatgctgaggctgctgcaggaccaaaccagtatgctccagtgtatggttgagctgcagcaaaggcagctggagcacagactgccactgctgcccctctgtaaccaaccgccctcctccccaagttccatagcctccacacccagacgcccaagaacgcggtgggggggcctccggccaaccagccactccaccacagaggattgcccaaaaaaaagaaggctgtcattcaataaattttaa